A segment of the Bacillus sp. es.034 genome:
CTCAACTAAACGGACATTATACAAATCTTCCCCAAAAAGGAGAAACGTTAAATGACAATCGAAATGATTCTTGCCCTTGGTATCTTAATCCTGATGATTGTAGCGATCATGTCAGACAAATTTGCCTTCGGCGCACCGCCGCTCATGGCCTGTCTTCTGCTCGTAGTCACCGGTCTTTCTACTGTTCAAGAGGCATTCGCAGGTTTCGTGAACCCGAGCGTTGTCATGGTCGCCGGCTTTATGGTTGTGATGGCCGGACTCATGAAGACAAGCCTGATTGGGAAGGTGCAGTCCTCGATGCTCTCTTTGGTCAATAAGGGCGGTTACAAAAGCTATGCTCTTTTACTCGTAGTGGTTATGCTTGGTGCCAGTTTAGCAGGCACTGGTTCCACTGGTTACTATGTACTGATTTTATCCTTGATATCTACGATTCCTTACAATAAAAAAATGCCTACCTCCAAACTGATGATGCCATTGGGGTTTGCTACTAACCACCCTTTGATTCCATTCAATGTAGCACTTCTCTACGGTGTCACTGTCAGCGTACTGGAAACGGCAGGTTACACCGGCGGGCTGTCCATGACGAAATTTGCAGTCGTGAATTTCATCCTGTCACTTGGTTTCTTGGCATGGAGTTTGATTGCTTATCGCCTTCTGCCGGATCATGCTCTTATGGAAGAAGAAGCCACTGCCTATGAAGAGGTGGCGGCAACTACCGAGACTTATGCTATGCCGGCATGGAAAGAATACTCTATCATTG
Coding sequences within it:
- a CDS encoding SLC13 family permease, which produces MTIEMILALGILILMIVAIMSDKFAFGAPPLMACLLLVVTGLSTVQEAFAGFVNPSVVMVAGFMVVMAGLMKTSLIGKVQSSMLSLVNKGGYKSYALLLVVVMLGASLAGTGSTGYYVLILSLISTIPYNKKMPTSKLMMPLGFATNHPLIPFNVALLYGVTVSVLETAGYTGGLSMTKFAVVNFILSLGFLAWSLIAYRLLPDHALMEEEATAYEEVAATTETYAMPAWKEYSIIAAFLISVVGMMLMNVLGNAAFVIPGIAGAFLLIINVLDFREVRDNMGAPVIIMMAGVIGVADALANSGFTAMVGDSVANVLGTDINPFIFILIFALLTSTCATFTGSNMGSVFIFAPIAIATSISLGMNPAAAAIAVVISGWNGGYMPIDGMPAMILGMGKYKLPQFWLFSIPMYLVRIVMICVGAMIMFP